One genomic window of Alphaproteobacteria bacterium includes the following:
- a CDS encoding cobyric acid synthase, with the protein MPAALMLQGTGSDVGKSLLVAGLARACLRRGLTVRPFKPQNMSNNAAVTADGGEIGRAQALQARACGVPPSVDMNPVLLKPQAEAEAQVILCGRIFGTAGARDYYRLKPQLLPRVLDSFHRLGRQADLVLVEGAGSPAEVNLRAGDIANMGFAEAANVPVVLVADINRGGVIASLVGTHALLTDAERRLLRGYIVNKFRGDQRLFDPALDIIRDRTAMPCYGVVPWFEAARLLPAEDAMALDRPTATAASGAIRIAVPRLGRIANFDDLDPLGAEPGVAVTIVQPGDPIPGDADIVLLSGSKAVRADLAVLRAEGWDIDIHAHVRRGGIVVGLCGGYQMLGNSVADPDGIEGPAGVSDGLGLLDVATVLAGDKTLTDAQGAETATGATVRGYEMHMGRTTGPGLARPMLDFSGRADGAVSADGRVMGCYLHGLFAADDFRTAFLSRIRTGHVAGAAYDLQVETILDRLAAHLEAHVDIDRLLAISSAASTPG; encoded by the coding sequence ATGCCCGCCGCATTGATGCTGCAGGGCACGGGCTCCGATGTCGGCAAGTCGCTGCTGGTTGCCGGGCTGGCCCGCGCCTGCCTTAGGCGCGGGCTGACGGTGCGGCCCTTCAAGCCGCAAAACATGTCCAACAACGCCGCCGTCACCGCCGATGGCGGCGAAATCGGCCGGGCCCAGGCGTTGCAGGCGCGGGCCTGCGGCGTGCCCCCCAGTGTCGACATGAATCCGGTATTGCTGAAACCGCAGGCGGAAGCCGAAGCGCAGGTCATTTTATGCGGCAGGATCTTCGGCACCGCCGGCGCGCGGGACTATTACCGGCTGAAGCCGCAATTGCTGCCGCGTGTACTGGACAGTTTCCACCGGCTCGGCCGCCAGGCCGACCTGGTGCTGGTCGAGGGCGCCGGCAGCCCGGCGGAGGTCAACCTGCGCGCGGGCGATATCGCCAATATGGGTTTCGCCGAAGCGGCCAATGTGCCGGTGGTGCTGGTCGCCGATATCAACCGGGGCGGCGTGATCGCCAGCCTGGTCGGCACCCATGCATTGCTGACCGATGCCGAACGCAGGCTGCTGCGCGGTTATATCGTCAACAAGTTCCGCGGCGACCAGCGGTTGTTCGACCCGGCGCTGGACATCATCCGGGACCGCACAGCCATGCCCTGTTACGGGGTGGTTCCCTGGTTCGAAGCGGCACGGCTGCTGCCGGCGGAGGACGCCATGGCGCTGGATCGCCCGACGGCGACGGCGGCGTCCGGCGCGATCCGGATTGCCGTGCCGCGACTGGGCCGGATCGCCAATTTCGACGACCTGGACCCGCTGGGCGCGGAGCCGGGTGTCGCCGTGACTATCGTGCAGCCGGGCGACCCGATCCCCGGCGACGCGGATATCGTGCTGCTGTCGGGATCGAAGGCGGTGCGCGCGGACCTCGCGGTACTGCGGGCGGAAGGCTGGGATATCGATATTCACGCCCATGTCCGGCGCGGCGGTATCGTGGTCGGCTTGTGCGGCGGCTACCAGATGCTGGGGAACAGCGTCGCCGATCCGGACGGGATCGAGGGGCCGGCTGGCGTCAGCGACGGGCTCGGCCTGCTTGACGTGGCGACGGTGCTGGCCGGCGACAAGACACTGACCGACGCGCAGGGCGCCGAAACCGCGACCGGCGCGACGGTACGGGGATACGAGATGCATATGGGCCGCACGACCGGGCCGGGACTTGCCCGCCCCATGCTCGATTTCAGCGGCCGGGCGGACGGCGCGGTTTCAGCAGACGGGCGGGTCATGGGCTGTTACCTGCACGGGTTGTTCGCGGCGGATGATTTCCGCACGGCGTTCCTGTCGCGGATCCGGACCGGCCATGTCGCCGGGGCGGCGTATGATTTGCAGGTGGAGACAATACTGGACCGGCTGGCGGCGCATCTGGAGGCGCATGTGGATATAGACCGGCTGCTGGCGATCAGTTCAGCCGCATCGACGCCAGGGTGA
- a CDS encoding lipid-binding SYLF domain-containing protein has protein sequence MTRITAFFFAALMAASFAASTPARALSEQQELIDKSIITIEKLAGREDIRDHVRKYLREARGVFIVPALIKGAFIVGGEGGTGVLMAKGSGNQWSYPAFYTMGAASFGLQAGGQVSETMLIIMTAKGLTSILENRVKIGGDLSAAVGPYGVGIEGSTTTAVGADIITYSIGKGAFLGGSIEGAVIERRPSMNYEYYNDTTATPNAILLDGKFANPQADRLRQVIGNVSAK, from the coding sequence ATGACACGGATTACAGCATTTTTCTTCGCGGCCCTGATGGCGGCCTCCTTCGCGGCGAGCACACCGGCCCGGGCGCTGTCGGAGCAACAGGAACTGATCGATAAATCGATCATCACCATCGAAAAACTGGCCGGCCGCGAAGACATCAGGGACCACGTCAGGAAATACCTGCGCGAAGCCCGCGGCGTCTTCATCGTTCCGGCCCTGATCAAGGGCGCCTTCATCGTCGGCGGCGAGGGCGGCACCGGGGTCCTGATGGCCAAGGGCAGCGGCAACCAGTGGAGCTATCCCGCTTTCTATACGATGGGTGCGGCGAGCTTCGGATTACAGGCCGGCGGCCAGGTGTCGGAAACCATGCTGATCATCATGACCGCGAAGGGGCTGACTTCTATCCTTGAAAACAGGGTGAAGATCGGCGGCGACCTGAGCGCGGCGGTCGGCCCCTACGGCGTCGGCATCGAAGGCTCGACCACGACGGCGGTCGGCGCGGATATCATCACCTATTCGATCGGCAAGGGCGCCTTCCTGGGCGGCTCGATCGAAGGCGCGGTGATCGAACGGCGCCCATCCATGAATTACGAATATTATAACGATACGACGGCGACACCGAATGCGATTCTGCTCGACGGCAAATTCGCCAATCCGCAGGCCGACCGGTTGCGTCAGGTCATCGGAAACGTCAGCGCCAAATAA
- the cobO gene encoding cob(I)yrinic acid a,c-diamide adenosyltransferase → MKTEGMTEAEADARHAEKMASKKAARDRMLAGKTIEKGLLIVHTGKGKGKSTAAMGLAVRAIGNGMKVGIVQFVKGAWATGEREVLDKFPERCTIKAMGEGFTWDTQDRQRDIAAARAAWEYAKALMTDPSYRMIILDELNIVLRYDYLPLNEVVETLSARPENLHVVVTGRNAKDALIDLADLVTEMTQVKHPFRSGVKAQAGIEF, encoded by the coding sequence ATGAAGACCGAGGGGATGACGGAGGCCGAAGCGGACGCGCGGCATGCGGAAAAGATGGCCAGCAAGAAGGCCGCCAGAGACCGGATGCTGGCCGGCAAGACCATTGAGAAGGGACTGCTGATCGTCCATACCGGCAAGGGCAAGGGGAAGTCCACCGCCGCCATGGGACTGGCGGTGCGGGCCATCGGCAACGGCATGAAGGTCGGCATCGTGCAGTTCGTAAAGGGTGCCTGGGCAACCGGGGAACGCGAGGTGCTGGATAAATTCCCCGAACGCTGCACGATCAAGGCAATGGGCGAGGGCTTCACCTGGGATACCCAGGACCGGCAGCGCGATATCGCCGCCGCCCGCGCCGCCTGGGAATACGCGAAGGCGCTGATGACTGACCCTTCATACCGGATGATAATTCTCGATGAACTAAATATAGTATTGCGCTATGATTATTTACCCCTAAATGAGGTGGTGGAAACGCTTTCGGCGAGGCCGGAAAACCTTCACGTCGTGGTCACCGGACGCAACGCCAAGGACGCCCTGATCGACTTGGCGGATCTGGTGACGGAAATGACGCAGGTGAAACATCCGTTCCGCAGCGGCGTAAAGGCACAGGCGGGCATCGAATTCTGA
- a CDS encoding sulfotransferase, whose translation MILIHGAPRSGTTWLAKIFDSHPDVLYRHEPDIELRNTDIPFLPREDEIEASASAAREYVATMHRIRTLRTSGTLPVFPKAHNSRLSWLTRYFIVAALHALDQFPAKPRWVGKIDVPDLISRRNEDSVVPVIKSVGSLARIRLYLHAVPESKVVFIIRHPCGYVSSVMRGRKTGSMGSNVAISGLAETGPGRRRGLTNEYLAKTVPVERLAWVWTLLNELALENSDNSERFKLVRYEDLCESPIKLSKELFAFCNLDWKNQSEKFLQRSTNGPRDARYFSVIRDPLDAAMRWQKEMTAGDIETVEKIAKNSLPGNLFYNNSL comes from the coding sequence ATGATTTTAATTCACGGCGCCCCCAGGTCGGGAACGACGTGGCTGGCAAAAATATTCGACAGCCATCCAGATGTGCTTTACCGACACGAGCCGGATATTGAACTTCGCAATACAGATATTCCCTTCTTGCCGCGGGAAGATGAAATTGAAGCTAGTGCCTCTGCTGCTCGCGAATATGTAGCGACGATGCATCGCATCAGGACGCTGCGCACTTCCGGCACATTGCCCGTTTTTCCCAAGGCGCATAACTCCAGACTGAGTTGGTTGACGCGCTACTTTATCGTGGCTGCATTACATGCGCTTGATCAGTTTCCCGCCAAACCACGTTGGGTCGGTAAAATCGATGTTCCGGATCTTATCAGTAGACGTAACGAAGATTCAGTTGTCCCCGTGATTAAATCAGTGGGCTCCTTAGCAAGGATACGGCTGTATTTGCATGCTGTCCCAGAATCCAAGGTGGTTTTTATCATCCGTCATCCATGCGGATACGTTTCCTCCGTCATGCGAGGCAGAAAAACGGGCAGCATGGGATCCAATGTGGCAATCAGTGGCCTGGCCGAGACCGGCCCGGGCAGGCGCCGCGGACTCACCAACGAGTATCTGGCAAAAACCGTTCCTGTCGAGAGGCTGGCCTGGGTTTGGACATTGCTCAACGAATTGGCACTCGAAAACAGCGATAACTCAGAACGCTTCAAATTGGTCCGGTATGAAGATTTATGTGAATCTCCTATAAAGTTGTCGAAGGAACTATTCGCGTTTTGCAACCTGGATTGGAAAAACCAATCGGAAAAATTCCTGCAACGGAGCACAAATGGCCCTCGCGATGCCCGTTATTTCAGTGTAATTCGTGATCCGCTGGATGCGGCAATGCGCTGGCAAAAGGAAATGACGGCTGGCGATATCGAGACCGTGGAAAAAATCGCAAAAAATTCGCTGCCGGGGAATTTATTCTACAACAATTCCCTGTAA
- the cobN gene encoding cobaltochelatase subunit CobN translates to MHLLATQPGTIEDGSPAIDLEQTPGDVVILTAADSEIAGFAAAHRHRAGAISLRLANLMQLGHNMSVDLYVESVVGQAKLVIVRLLGGRGYWPYGVEQIADTCRRENIALAFLPGDDQPDAELTSLSTLPGDVAHRLWQYCVQGGPANYRECLAYAASLCGHDTEWREPAPLLRAGLYAPDRAPETIADLDWRPDRPAAALVFYRALVQASNTAAIDAMITALNAAGLNVLPVYATSLKDPVAAETMRRLIAEAAPAVILNGTGFALSSPGAKRSETPFDDADCPILQIVFSGGTEEAWRGSTRGLSARDIAMNVALPEVDGRLLTRAVSFKAPAQRDDAVEADIVTYKPVADRCAFVATLAANWAMLRNTKPGDRRVALILANYPNRDGRIGNGVGLDTPAGTVTVLRAMGSAGYRVTDIPEDGDALVARLTEGPTNAGWRGRRIEETLSLADYHLFFGGLPEAVRAQVAERWGPPESDPFYREGELDCGSFTIPAFRCGGVAIGLQPARGYNIDPVASYHDPALVPPHNYFAFYAWLRESFRAQALVHMGKHGNLEWLPGKALALSEECFPEATLGPLPNLYPFIVNDPGEGTQAKRRAQAVVIDHMTPPLTRAESYGPLKDLEALVDEYFEAAGVDPRRLKVLGGQILELTRSLGLDRDCGIAPDASEDDALGKLDNFLCELKEMQIRDGLHVFGESPDGDRLNDLLVALARVPRGKGKGGDASLIRALAKDLGLVFDPLDCVLGDAWYEARPGELATVIVSPPHPDPLPTGRGSEELGDGSNLSPSPPLGGEGRGEGVARAIPWRTNGDTVERLEILALNLVSGTSTPSADWTASLPVLDEIESRIRPDVEACGDAEIAGLLAGLDGRFVAPGPSGAPTRGRPDVLPTGRNFYSIDTRTAPTPAAWLLGWKSAQMLVERHAQDHGDWPKTMALSAWGTSNMRTGGDDIAQALALIGARPTWDSASRRVTGFEVLPLNVLDRPRVDVTLRISGFFRDAFPNLIDLFDSAVRAVAALDEDARDNPLAARTREDTAALETEGIDAATAMRRAAARIFGSRPGAYGAGLQALIDEKGWESRDDLARAYIAWGGYAYGAGSDGEAAHGMLENRLRGVDAVVHNQDNREHDLLDSDDYYQFEGGMTATVHSLRGERPAVYHNDHSRPESPRIRTLEEEIARTVRGRVLNPKWIAGVMRHGYKGAFEMAATVDYMFAFAATTGAVQDHHFDAVFEAYLGDDTVRGFIRDHNPAALREIAERLIEAQDRRLWQPKSNTARRALEAMAAQGN, encoded by the coding sequence ATGCACCTGCTCGCCACCCAGCCCGGCACGATCGAGGACGGAAGCCCCGCCATCGACCTGGAACAGACGCCGGGCGATGTCGTCATCCTGACCGCCGCCGATAGCGAGATTGCCGGCTTCGCTGCCGCGCACAGGCACAGAGCCGGTGCGATTTCCCTGCGGCTGGCCAACCTGATGCAGCTCGGCCACAACATGTCGGTCGATCTCTACGTCGAATCCGTGGTCGGACAGGCAAAACTGGTGATCGTCCGCCTGCTCGGCGGGCGTGGCTACTGGCCCTACGGTGTGGAGCAGATCGCCGATACCTGCCGCAGGGAAAACATCGCATTGGCCTTCCTGCCCGGCGACGACCAGCCGGACGCCGAATTGACCTCGCTGTCCACCCTGCCGGGCGATGTGGCCCACCGGCTGTGGCAATACTGCGTGCAGGGCGGTCCGGCGAATTACCGCGAATGCCTCGCCTATGCCGCCAGCCTTTGCGGGCATGACACCGAATGGCGCGAACCCGCCCCGTTGCTGCGCGCCGGGTTGTATGCGCCGGACCGCGCGCCGGAAACCATCGCCGATCTGGACTGGCGGCCCGACCGCCCGGCGGCGGCGCTGGTGTTCTACCGCGCGCTGGTACAGGCATCGAACACCGCCGCCATCGACGCCATGATAACCGCGCTGAATGCGGCGGGACTGAACGTGCTGCCGGTCTACGCCACCAGTCTGAAGGACCCGGTCGCGGCGGAAACCATGCGCCGGCTGATTGCCGAAGCCGCCCCCGCCGTCATCCTGAACGGCACCGGTTTCGCCCTGAGCAGCCCTGGGGCGAAGCGCAGTGAAACGCCCTTCGACGATGCCGACTGCCCGATCCTGCAGATCGTGTTTTCCGGCGGGACGGAAGAAGCCTGGCGCGGCAGCACGCGCGGACTGTCGGCGCGGGATATCGCGATGAACGTGGCGTTGCCGGAAGTGGACGGCCGCCTGCTCACCCGCGCGGTTTCCTTCAAGGCGCCGGCGCAGCGCGACGACGCGGTCGAAGCCGATATCGTCACCTACAAACCAGTCGCCGACCGTTGCGCCTTCGTGGCGACGCTCGCCGCCAACTGGGCAATGCTGCGGAACACGAAGCCGGGTGACCGGCGCGTCGCGCTGATCCTCGCCAACTACCCGAACCGGGACGGGCGCATCGGCAACGGCGTCGGCCTGGACACACCGGCCGGCACCGTCACCGTGCTGCGGGCAATGGGTTCCGCCGGTTACCGCGTGACGGACATTCCCGAAGACGGCGATGCGCTGGTCGCGCGGCTGACCGAGGGGCCGACCAATGCGGGCTGGCGCGGCCGCAGGATCGAGGAAACTTTGTCGCTCGCCGATTACCACCTGTTCTTCGGCGGGCTGCCAGAAGCCGTGCGTGCGCAGGTCGCCGAACGCTGGGGTCCGCCGGAATCGGACCCGTTCTACCGCGAAGGCGAACTGGATTGCGGCAGCTTCACGATTCCCGCCTTCCGCTGCGGCGGCGTCGCCATCGGCCTGCAGCCGGCGCGCGGATATAATATTGACCCGGTGGCCAGCTATCACGACCCGGCGCTGGTGCCGCCGCACAACTACTTTGCGTTTTACGCCTGGCTGCGGGAATCGTTCCGGGCGCAGGCGCTGGTCCATATGGGCAAACATGGCAACCTGGAATGGCTGCCGGGCAAGGCGCTGGCGCTGTCGGAAGAATGCTTTCCGGAAGCGACACTGGGACCGCTGCCGAACCTGTACCCGTTCATCGTCAACGATCCGGGCGAAGGGACGCAGGCCAAGCGCCGCGCACAGGCGGTGGTGATCGATCACATGACGCCGCCGCTGACCCGCGCCGAAAGCTATGGCCCGCTGAAGGATCTGGAGGCGCTGGTCGATGAGTATTTCGAAGCCGCCGGAGTCGACCCCCGGCGCCTGAAGGTGCTCGGCGGCCAGATCCTGGAACTGACCCGGTCGCTGGGGCTGGACAGGGATTGCGGCATCGCGCCGGACGCATCGGAGGACGATGCGCTGGGCAAGCTCGACAATTTCCTGTGCGAGTTGAAGGAAATGCAGATCCGCGACGGGTTGCATGTCTTCGGCGAATCGCCGGACGGGGACCGGCTGAACGACCTGCTGGTCGCGCTGGCCCGGGTACCGCGCGGCAAGGGCAAAGGCGGCGACGCCTCGCTGATCCGCGCGCTGGCGAAGGACCTCGGGCTTGTATTCGATCCACTGGACTGCGTGTTAGGAGATGCGTGGTATGAGGCACGGCCGGGAGAACTCGCAACGGTGATCGTGTCTCCCCCTCACCCCGACCCTCTCCCCACAGGGAGAGGGAGTGAAGAATTGGGCGATGGATCGAATCTTTCTCCCTCGCCCCCCTTGGGGGGAGAGGGTCGGGGTGAGGGGGTCGCGCGTGCAATCCCTTGGCGCACCAATGGCGACACGGTGGAGCGCCTCGAAATTCTGGCGCTGAACCTTGTCAGCGGCACGTCGACTCCCTCTGCCGATTGGACCGCCTCCCTCCCCGTCCTCGACGAAATCGAAAGCCGTATCCGTCCCGATGTCGAAGCCTGCGGCGATGCCGAAATCGCCGGGCTGCTGGCCGGGCTGGACGGCCGTTTTGTTGCGCCCGGCCCGTCCGGCGCGCCGACGCGCGGCAGGCCGGATGTATTGCCGACTGGACGCAACTTCTATTCCATCGACACCCGCACCGCGCCGACGCCGGCGGCCTGGCTGCTGGGATGGAAGTCCGCGCAGATGCTGGTCGAACGCCACGCGCAGGACCATGGCGACTGGCCGAAGACCATGGCGCTGTCCGCCTGGGGCACGTCCAACATGCGCACCGGCGGCGACGATATCGCCCAGGCGCTGGCGCTGATCGGCGCGCGCCCGACATGGGATTCGGCGTCGCGCCGGGTTACCGGGTTCGAGGTGTTGCCGCTGAACGTGCTGGACCGGCCCCGGGTCGACGTTACCCTGCGGATTTCAGGTTTCTTCCGTGACGCCTTTCCAAACCTGATCGACCTGTTCGATTCCGCCGTGCGCGCGGTGGCGGCGCTGGACGAAGACGCGCGCGATAACCCGCTGGCCGCGCGCACACGTGAAGACACGGCGGCGCTGGAAACGGAGGGCATCGACGCCGCCACCGCGATGCGCCGCGCCGCCGCGCGCATCTTCGGATCCAGACCGGGCGCCTATGGCGCTGGACTGCAGGCGCTGATCGACGAGAAAGGGTGGGAATCGCGCGACGATCTGGCCCGCGCCTATATCGCCTGGGGCGGCTATGCCTATGGCGCGGGATCGGACGGCGAGGCGGCTCACGGGATGCTGGAAAACCGGCTGCGCGGGGTCGATGCCGTGGTCCACAACCAGGACAACCGCGAGCACGACCTGCTGGATTCCGACGACTATTACCAGTTCGAAGGCGGGATGACCGCTACCGTGCACAGCCTGCGGGGCGAGCGGCCAGCCGTTTATCATAACGACCATTCGCGCCCGGAAAGCCCGCGCATCCGCACGCTGGAGGAGGAAATCGCCCGCACCGTGCGGGGCCGGGTGCTGAACCCGAAGTGGATCGCCGGCGTGATGCGCCACGGCTACAAGGGCGCCTTCGAAATGGCGGCGACGGTCGATTACATGTTCGCCTTCGCCGCCACGACCGGCGCGGTACAGGACCACCATTTCGATGCCGTGTTCGAGGCCTATCTGGGCGACGACACCGTGCGCGGCTTCATCCGCGACCACAATCCGGCGGCGCTGCGGGAGATCGCCGAACGCCTGATCGAGGCGCAGGACCGCCGATTGTGGCAGCCGAAATCGAACACCGCCCGGCGTGCGCTGGAAGCAATGGCCGCACAGGGAAATTAA
- the cobW gene encoding cobalamin biosynthesis protein CobW has translation MTEKIPATVITGFLGAGKTSLIRHMIEQNRGKRLAFLINEFGDLGIDRDVLLGCGIEDCGEDDIVELANGCICCTVADDFLPAMEIILNRDNPPDHIIIETSGLALPKPLVKAFNWPEVRSRVTVDGVIAVVDSAAMAEGVFTADPAALLAARMADPALDHDDPLEEVFQDQLACADMVVMNKTDLIPKAAATVLRHQMAARIRPGAQVISAANARVDPAVLLGLGAGAEDDLDTRHSRHDDESDHDHDDFESFIITPGPVADADALEKRLRQAVAQHHILRVKGFLDRPGIARREVVQMVGPRLDRYFDREWTPGEERRSHIVVIGFAGLDKKAIWETVLG, from the coding sequence ATGACCGAAAAAATTCCCGCGACCGTCATCACCGGCTTTCTTGGCGCCGGCAAGACCAGCCTGATCCGCCACATGATCGAACAGAACAGGGGCAAACGGCTGGCCTTTCTGATCAACGAGTTCGGCGACCTCGGCATCGACCGCGATGTCCTCCTGGGTTGCGGGATCGAGGATTGCGGGGAGGACGATATCGTCGAACTTGCCAATGGCTGTATCTGTTGCACGGTCGCCGACGATTTCCTGCCCGCCATGGAGATCATCCTGAACCGTGACAATCCGCCCGATCACATCATCATCGAGACGTCCGGGCTGGCGCTGCCCAAGCCGCTGGTCAAGGCGTTCAACTGGCCGGAAGTGCGCAGCCGCGTCACCGTCGACGGCGTGATCGCCGTTGTCGATTCCGCGGCGATGGCCGAAGGCGTATTTACCGCCGACCCCGCCGCCCTGCTGGCGGCGCGCATGGCCGACCCGGCGCTGGATCATGACGACCCCCTGGAGGAAGTCTTTCAGGACCAGCTGGCCTGCGCCGATATGGTGGTGATGAACAAGACGGACCTGATCCCGAAGGCCGCCGCCACCGTCCTTCGCCACCAGATGGCGGCGCGCATCCGGCCAGGCGCCCAGGTGATCAGCGCCGCCAACGCCCGGGTCGACCCTGCTGTCCTGCTGGGGCTCGGCGCGGGCGCGGAGGACGACCTGGACACACGGCATTCCCGTCACGACGACGAATCCGATCACGACCATGACGATTTCGAAAGCTTTATCATCACACCCGGGCCCGTCGCGGATGCGGACGCGCTGGAGAAGCGGCTGCGGCAGGCCGTGGCGCAGCACCATATCCTGCGGGTGAAGGGTTTCCTTGACCGCCCGGGAATCGCCCGTCGCGAAGTCGTGCAGATGGTCGGTCCGCGGCTCGACCGGTATTTCGACCGCGAATGGACGCCGGGCGAGGAGCGCCGCAGCCATATTGTCGTCATCGGCTTCGCGGGGCTGGACAAGAAGGCGATCTGGGAGACGGTGCTGGGCTGA
- the cobU gene encoding bifunctional adenosylcobinamide kinase/adenosylcobinamide-phosphate guanylyltransferase, with amino-acid sequence MNWPPRAEDDAIDTKEESALRPVTLVLGGAASGKSRHAETLIEAGFGTSWTGATYIATAHAGDAEMIDRIKRHRRRRGDRWQTVEEPLALAFAIAKHAAPNRPVLVDCLTLWITNVMLADRDADRETRHLVDTLAGLAGPVVIVANEVGLGVVPANPLARAFRDMAGNLNQAVAAAADRVQFMAAGLPLTLKDN; translated from the coding sequence ATGAACTGGCCCCCTCGGGCGGAGGACGATGCCATCGATACGAAGGAAGAATCCGCGTTGCGTCCGGTGACGCTTGTCCTGGGCGGCGCGGCGTCGGGAAAAAGCCGTCACGCGGAAACGCTGATCGAAGCCGGTTTCGGCACGTCCTGGACGGGTGCGACCTATATCGCCACCGCGCATGCGGGCGATGCGGAAATGATCGACAGGATCAAACGGCACCGGCGACGCCGAGGCGACCGCTGGCAAACGGTGGAGGAACCGCTGGCGCTGGCCTTCGCCATCGCAAAACATGCGGCGCCGAACCGGCCGGTGCTGGTCGACTGCCTGACCCTCTGGATCACCAATGTGATGCTGGCCGACCGTGACGCGGACAGGGAAACCCGGCATCTGGTCGATACGCTGGCCGGCCTGGCTGGCCCGGTGGTAATTGTCGCCAACGAGGTAGGGCTTGGCGTTGTGCCCGCGAATCCGCTGGCGCGCGCCTTCCGCGACATGGCCGGAAACCTGAACCAGGCGGTTGCCGCCGCCGCCGACCGCGTCCAGTTTATGGCCGCCGGGCTGCCCCTCACGCTAAAGGACAATTAG
- a CDS encoding DUF2062 domain-containing protein, translated as MLRYRLLVPLLRAKHSPHYTARGVFIGLLVAMTPTVGVQMPICLAIWIVLRIIRPEWDFSAIVAMAWTWVTNIFTLGPMYYLFLVTGRLMLGENSNFSGYDEFTATLTNMLDADAGFLDSIWIYTVALFERWGLPMFIGSIPWALLSAVIGYWWSLKLLERMRVRRMRKRLGRKGQPGIGVSR; from the coding sequence ATGCTGCGGTATCGCCTGCTCGTGCCGCTGCTGCGCGCCAAACATTCCCCGCACTATACGGCGCGCGGTGTCTTTATCGGGTTGCTGGTCGCGATGACGCCGACCGTCGGCGTGCAGATGCCCATCTGTCTGGCCATCTGGATCGTGCTGCGGATAATCCGGCCGGAATGGGACTTCAGCGCCATCGTCGCCATGGCCTGGACCTGGGTTACCAATATTTTTACCCTGGGGCCGATGTATTACCTTTTCCTCGTGACCGGCCGGCTGATGCTGGGCGAAAACAGTAACTTTTCCGGTTATGACGAATTTACCGCCACGCTTACGAATATGCTGGACGCCGATGCCGGATTCCTGGACTCGATCTGGATCTATACGGTCGCGCTCTTCGAAAGATGGGGCCTGCCGATGTTTATCGGATCGATCCCCTGGGCATTGCTCAGCGCCGTCATAGGCTACTGGTGGAGCCTGAAACTGCTGGAGCGGATGCGGGTCCGGCGCATGCGGAAACGCCTCGGACGGAAGGGGCAGCCCGGCATCGGCGTCTCCCGGTAA
- a CDS encoding histidine phosphatase family protein, whose product MSTVTRWWWVRHAPVPDGLDIVYGQRDLDADCTDTHAFRALAGILPANAVLVTSDLRRATQTADAIRAAGLDVPAPLREPDLREQNFGDWQGMRNEAFAALRDSMPPQSWRAPAFVRAPNGESFADLVSRAVPAIIRLSADHAGRDIIAVAHGGTIRAALSLALGLGPERALAFSVVHLGVTQLDYITGLAEGEAWRVSGVNRPAY is encoded by the coding sequence GTGAGCACCGTGACCCGCTGGTGGTGGGTTCGTCACGCGCCGGTTCCTGACGGGCTGGATATTGTCTACGGGCAGCGCGACCTGGACGCCGACTGCACCGATACGCATGCCTTCAGGGCGCTGGCGGGTATCCTGCCCGCCAATGCCGTGCTGGTCACCAGCGATCTGAGGCGCGCCACCCAGACCGCCGACGCCATCCGGGCCGCCGGGCTGGACGTGCCGGCGCCGCTGCGCGAACCGGACCTGCGCGAACAGAATTTCGGCGATTGGCAGGGCATGCGCAACGAGGCATTCGCCGCCCTGCGCGACAGCATGCCGCCGCAATCCTGGCGCGCCCCCGCATTTGTCCGGGCCCCGAACGGAGAAAGCTTTGCCGATCTTGTTTCCCGCGCTGTCCCGGCCATCATCCGCCTGTCGGCGGACCATGCCGGGCGTGACATCATCGCCGTAGCCCATGGCGGTACAATCCGCGCGGCACTGTCGCTGGCACTGGGTCTCGGCCCGGAACGCGCACTCGCCTTCAGCGTCGTTCATCTGGGCGTCACACAGCTCGACTACATTACCGGGCTGGCCGAAGGCGAAGCCTGGCGGGTATCCGGCGTCAACAGACCGGCGTATTAA